Below is a window of Longimicrobium sp. DNA.
GCCGGCCCGGTCCCATGCCCGCGGCGGCCTGCTGGCGGCGCTGGTGCGCACGGAGGACGACTGGACGCAGACGCTGCTGCGGGTGGTGCTCGGGGTGGTGATGTTCCCGCACGGCGCGCAGAAGCTGCTGGGCTGGTTCGGCGGCTTCGGCTTCGAGGGGACGATGGGCTACCTCACGGGCTCGGTGGGGCTCCCCTGGATCGTCGGCCTGCTGGTGATCGTGGCCGAGTTCTTCGGCTCGCTGGCGCTCGTCTTCGGCTTCCTGGGGCGCGCCGGCGCGCTCGGGGTGATCGCCGTGATGGTCGGTGCCGTGCTCACCACCCACCTGCCGAACGGCTTCTTCATGAACTGGAGCGGGCAGCAGGCGGGCGAGGGCTTCGAGTACCACCTGCTGGCGCTGGCGATTTCGCTGGCGGTGATCATCCGCGGCAGCGGCGCCGCGTCGGTGGACCGCGCGCTCACCGCCCGCCTGCGGAGCTGATCTCCGGAAGCGGAGAGGGAAGAACACGGCGAGCCTCGCGGGATGCCCGCGAGGCTCGCTGCTCTGGGTCGGGAGCGCGGGGCCGCCACCCTACGGCGCGGCGGTTTCCGGCAGGGGCTCGGGGAGCG
It encodes the following:
- a CDS encoding DoxX family protein: MANTQTLAATPARSHARGGLLAALVRTEDDWTQTLLRVVLGVVMFPHGAQKLLGWFGGFGFEGTMGYLTGSVGLPWIVGLLVIVAEFFGSLALVFGFLGRAGALGVIAVMVGAVLTTHLPNGFFMNWSGQQAGEGFEYHLLALAISLAVIIRGSGAASVDRALTARLRS